Within the Cyanobium sp. ATX 6F1 genome, the region ACTTAGACATAACAGTCTCGCTCTTCTAACAATACGTCAATGCGCCCTAGCACTAATAGAGGCAATAAGAGAACCTCTCATCTTGAAGTGGAAAAAATGCCTCAGATTAGGCATCTTGTACGAAAAGTCACTGTTTTCTCAGAAAATAGATAATAGTATCATCGAGACAGTCGCTATAGTGTGCGACATGGAGGTCAAAATTCTCCACACGATAACCATGACCAAAAAGGTAATCAGGAATTGTAGCTAGATCTTGTGGCTTGTGATATGCGGCTATCGCAAGGTCAGGAAAACCCTGTAGAACAGAGCGCAAACCAACGAGTGCGTTGATCTCGGCACCTTCTATGTCGATCTTAATAAGATCAACAGATTCGTTGACACTTTCGTCGATTGGAGCGGCCTCTAACTCTCCATCATCGGCCTCGATGACAGAAACCATCCCACCTCTCACCTCAGTTGCTTTTAGGCGACAACGGTGTGACCATGCAGCATAAGGCACAATCAGGACCTCTTCAGAGATTCCGATTCCTGAAGATCGTATCTGAGGAAAAAGCGCTGCGTTCGCCTCAACAGCAATCGCACGTTGAATCAACAACCTTGAAAATGCCTGCCGAATTGTATCTCCATCGAAAGCGCCTACATCGAGAAATATTTTGTAGTCTCTTGTGGAGCCTGTTTCAATAATGTCAAACCACATATTACGATTATTCCTTCTAGTATCAACAAGATCTCTTGGATCAAGTGAATTGCGGAATCTAATAACTGCCATGAAGGCCTCGCGAGAGCGAGGATGTACGAGCATGTAGGTCCTGTAGAGGGAGTCTAGATTTGCGACTACCCATTCAGAAAACTCACGTACTTTGTTTGCAAGATGGGGGGCATCAAACAGATGGGCAGCTTCTTGAAAAAAAACAGCTCTGGCCCCTACTTCTCGCGCCTGTTCGAGCTGCGACTGACATGCGCCAAGAATGACGATCCCCTCGGAACTCTGTATCGAATAAAGGTCCTCTACTACATCAAAACCTTCAGCTAAAGCACGAGCACGAACGGCAGGATCAGAGTCGTAGATAATGAGCTCAACGTTGGATGTGGCACGAATGTGAGAGGCAAGCCCACGTCCTTTCCCTCCGAAGCCGAAGAAACCTACCCGGCCAATATTTGCCATTTTACTAACTTCCATAAGCCTAATATTTGCCCGCTGCTGCGCATTTTGCAGAATATTCCTGAAGTCAGAATACGAAAGTTCTGATATCGCCTGATTCATTTTATCCATTGGTATTGTCACCAAACCGATCTCCCACCGTCAATTATAAGATTTTGTCCAGTCATGTAGGACGATGCATCAGAACAAAGGAACTGAACAGCACCCCTGTACTCATCTGTACGGGCCATACGAGCCATCGGAATGCGATCGTTGAGCTTTTCAACGAATGTAGAACTCTGTCCATTAAAAACACCTCCCGGAGAGAGGGCATTCGCCCGCACAACCCCACCAGGCCAGTAGGTGGCCAAATAGCGCGTAAGTCCGAGCATCCCTGCCTTAATCACTGAATACGACACTGGCTTCACTGGCTGCGAATTCTCATCACACTCAGCCAATCTATAGAGTCGCTGATCAGGGCTAATCACAGAAAGGTCGGAAGCAATGTTGAGGATGACACCACGGCCATTATTGGCCATCCGCGTTCCAAACTCTTTAGAGCATAATAATGCCCCAGTCAAGCCGACATCAATCTGTAATTGCCACGAGCCTCGATCTAGACTTTCCAATCTTGACGGTTCAAATAATCCCT harbors:
- a CDS encoding SDR family oxidoreductase translates to MSLILPKAFNLSGRVAVVTGGGGLLGREHALALAELGATVVVADLAEEAAYAVSEEVNAIDYPGCAISSWIDVTCQRSIEALACRLESDFGTADVLVNNASIDPKVGTQGLFEPSRLESLDRGSWQLQIDVGLTGALLCSKEFGTRMANNGRGVILNIASDLSVISPDQRLYRLAECDENSQPVKPVSYSVIKAGMLGLTRYLATYWPGGVVRANALSPGGVFNGQSSTFVEKLNDRIPMARMARTDEYRGAVQFLCSDASSYMTGQNLIIDGGRSVW
- a CDS encoding FkbM family methyltransferase, with the protein product MTIPMDKMNQAISELSYSDFRNILQNAQQRANIRLMEVSKMANIGRVGFFGFGGKGRGLASHIRATSNVELIIYDSDPAVRARALAEGFDVVEDLYSIQSSEGIVILGACQSQLEQAREVGARAVFFQEAAHLFDAPHLANKVREFSEWVVANLDSLYRTYMLVHPRSREAFMAVIRFRNSLDPRDLVDTRRNNRNMWFDIIETGSTRDYKIFLDVGAFDGDTIRQAFSRLLIQRAIAVEANAALFPQIRSSGIGISEEVLIVPYAAWSHRCRLKATEVRGGMVSVIEADDGELEAAPIDESVNESVDLIKIDIEGAEINALVGLRSVLQGFPDLAIAAYHKPQDLATIPDYLFGHGYRVENFDLHVAHYSDCLDDTIIYFLRKQ